In one Lycorma delicatula isolate Av1 chromosome 5, ASM4794821v1, whole genome shotgun sequence genomic region, the following are encoded:
- the LOC142324575 gene encoding uncharacterized protein LOC142324575, translating to MKKCNTCEGELPIDGTYIICRFCLYGYHHKCVGITENTYQRMSQKKKKEWMCCECRKSVKSTDNKSVDSTKEILDFTGINELKVIILELKAEVRASSSRTENELGRLSLFYDDIKNEISELQKSNKDLLQEVKQLRESVTEKDKKIASLEEKIIQLEQYGRNKNIEIHGLKLHPDGNRKENLHDSLQKIADKLDIPFSLDGVEAVHRLPTRRKTDSPPIIVQFSSRKMRDFWISKKREKLTNNMVLADGSDKKVYINENLVTSIKDLLYKTKQKAGELQYKFVWVRNGKIFVKKSEDVFAIKINTEADLQKIK from the coding sequence atgaagaagTGCAATACCTGTGAGGGAGAATTACCGATTGATGGAACATACATTATTTGTCGTTTTTGTTTATACGGTTACCACCATAAATGCGTTGGAATTACGGAGAATACATATCAGCGAATGtcgcagaaaaagaaaaaagagtggaTGTGTTGTGAGTGTCGCAAATCAGTCAAATCTACTGACAACAAATCAGTGGATTCGactaaagaaatattagatttcaccggtattaatgaattaaaagttatcaTTTTAGAACTCAAAGCAGAAGTCAGAGCTTCTTCCAGTAGGACCGAAAATGAACTTGGTAGGCTATCCCTGTTCTATgacgatattaaaaatgaaattagtgaaTTACAGAAATCTAACAAGGATCTTCTCCAAGAAGTGAAACAACTCCGAGAAAGCGTAACAGAGAAGGATAAGAAAATCGCTTCGctagaagaaaaaatcatacaactCGAACAAtatggaagaaacaaaaatattgaaattcacgGGCTAAAATTACACCCCGATGGAAACCGTAAGGAAAATTTACATGACTCTCTTCAGAAAATCGCTGACAAACTAGATATTCCTTTCAGCTTGGACGGTGTGGAAGCGGTTCATAGACTACCTACTAGGAGGAAGACTGATTCACCACCGATCATAGTGCAGTTTAGCAGCAGAAAAATGCGAGATTTCTGGATCAGCAAAAAGCGCGAGAAGCTAACAAATAATATGGTTCTTGCAGATGGAAGTgacaaaaaagtgtatattaatgaaaatctagTAACATCAATAAAAGACTTACtttataaaacgaaacaaaaagcgGGTGAACTTCAGTATAAATTTGTTTGGGTacgaaatggtaaaatatttgttaagaaaagtgaagatgtgtttgctattaaaattaacactGAGGCGGATCTGCAAAAAATCAAGtga